GTATCCCAACGCAGAGCCCACATTGCTGTTTTCCGGCAATGGCTGTTCCAGCCTTGGAAGCATATTGTTGTTCTACCAGGCTGAATCTAGTGGAGAAAAAGAACTCAAGTCCTAGATTTCCCTTCCCAGACAAATGAATGCACGCAGCTACAAACATGTAATTCTTTCCGTCACAACAGCATAAGCGTAATCTAAACTTGTAATTCATTAGAGATTAAGATATAACGAAAACTTCAAAATTTCAGCCAAAATATTCGAACTTTGCCTCAAAACATGTATATGCCAAGACTGAATTGGCATCAGAGAGctgtacaaaaacaaaaactgcaCCTTTACGGCtcaaacattcaaatcaaaataCAGTGGTGCACACAACATACATTATTTAATCTGAGCATAAAAGTAAAACTCCCCCAAATCGGAAAGTTTGCACACGAAACCAAAACCCAGATTATGAAAATTTCAATCTGTGCACCAATTTTGGGAATTTGAATCCCATAAATTTGATCCTAAATTTAATAGGGATTTtgcgcgagagagagagagagagtaccaacGCCGGCGATGAGGCAAGAAGCTGCGACGACAGGCTCCTGAGCGACGAACATCCTGAGCTTCTCCATCACTGCCATCTCTCGGGTGTCTGTGTTTTGGGGTTTTGTGCGAGTGAGGGATCCTGTCCGTCTTCTGAGCTACAACCTAGAAGCTTGAAAGCTGGAAGAAAATGGAAGCAGAAACGGATCTGCTTTGCAAACCTGACCCGGGTGAGGGGAGCGGATTCTTAGCGATTCGGGTTCAGTACTTAATTTAGGGCTCAAACTTGGGCTTCTTAAATTAACTTGGGTTCGATAACTTGATTTGGTTCCAACATGGAGACTCAACTCCTTCCGAGgggtaattattatttttgctctACAGTTCAGTCCTGCTCCTAAGATGCTCACTTCGAACACCTGTAAAAACCAAAtgcatattattttttgtcttccGCTTAACAAAGTTCGAAGCGTTCAGATTGCCTCCAAAGTTATAATACGAGTGAACCATAAGGTTGCGCGAGCTTTAATGTTGAACTTATTATAATATGAATAGATAGGGTTATAGGGTTACATGGTAATGTGACAATCACACGAACTACTTCTCCTCTCCAAAAATTCTTAGGTGCTCTGGAGTATCTAGTAGTTCAAGTGTTTTAACCGTTAAATATTGAGTTTTATATCTTTAAACAAAGATATAACggttaaaacatcaaaatacaaaGTAGTCCTCTATAGCACCGAAGAAAATCCCTCCTCTCTCTTGGATGGCAGACATAACTCTTCATTCAACAGGGACAGGACGGCAAAGTTCTCTCTTCAAAATTTATAGCTGAGACGCCATTGACTTCTGAGGCTACAGGATAAGTCTCCTAAACCATCATACCACCAAAGTCAAAAGTGCAAGGTCTTAATCGCAGCAAATGATCTAGTGGTAAGAATGATGATTGCGACTTTccaataaaacaaagaaaatgtgaGAGGTTCGGGATAGATGCTTTAACCTGGTGATTGATTAACTGTAACCACGGGCACGGtaaaatttcccaaaacctTTTCGGGACCGGAAGAGGTGGAAAACTGTAATTTACAACCAGTTGTccctttttttaagaaaaaaaaaagtgcaaggtcttgaaaacaaaagcaaaaagaacCAAGACTTGTGATAATTTACAAACGTAAGGTGGAAGAGTAACCAAATAAAATTTATACAAAATCTCATCCCTCCTCGCAACATTTATACAAGTACATCGGGGTATATTTACATACGAAAACTACGTAAAACCTGGACGAAATACACAAAGAAAGAAACTAACCCAAAACACATATTCCCTTTTGAACAATCATTACAAGAGGTATGAAATGGTCACAACTCAGAACTACCACACAACCTAGAAATGGGGTAACATCCACCCCACAGTCCATCCCAGGAACAAGCCAGCACCAACGAGACCGAACCCCAACGCAAAAGCAACAGCATACGTTGCAATGTCGTGCCTGGGTTCGGCCATCCTTCCTCTTTTACCCTTGGCACCCTTACGCCAGTTCCTCCGCAGTTTCTTGCCTTTGGCTGGCATCCATGGAAGTCCCTCCGGGAAAACAGTGGCACTTGGAGGCTGTTCGTTGTTTTTAATCTGGAGGTAAAGACTTTCCAGTTGCAGCAATTGGAACCACTGCTTATAGGCAAAGAGTTGAGAGGCTTGTGTGAAGAAGAGCTTAAAGATGTGCTCCTTTTCGGCATAAGCTTGCTTTGCTGCCTTCTCGGCTTCCCTTGCTCGTGTTTGAGAATGGCAGAGTGCTTCCATTAGCTGAGCTTTTGTAGGCTCACCCTCAGAAAGTTGTTGTATCTCCGTGATGTCTCTGCAAGTAGAAATATAACTGATCTCAGACTGctagtcccttttttttttttaagattgcgTACCAAGTGTTCTTAGAAATGAAATCTAAAAATCGGAATAATTCATAAATAACACGAGGACCTGGAATGTCTAATAACCACCTGAATGACTTGTCGGAGTGCCCTTCTCCAGACATTTCTCCCCTTCCAGAATCAGGATAGCCATGTGCAGGAGTAGTCATACTGGAAAGACTGGTTGCTTGGGCCTTCGCATCTAAAGATGTCCCCAATATCACATTCGGGTCAGAACATCCAATATCAGCATATGGATGTCTCTTATGATACGTTTTTTGAGGTGGGGGAAGGTCGCAGTTCTCCATATGGTTAAGCGACTTCTGAGCAACCAAGGAAGCCAATTCATCTCTGTCAGTTGTCCGCCACCATGGTTCAGCCCTCCCACCTCCAATCCAAGGATAGTCACAACAAAACTCCTTGGGTTGATTGGAAACTGGGCAATCAATGGTATCCATCCccattatttcatatttttccttcatttcgtATTGAAGAGGTTCCTGCATGTTCTTACTATATTTGGCGCTTACATCTTGCTTTTGGGCTTCGTAGCCTGTCTTCATACAAACAGCGGAGACTGCATCAGTGAATTCTGCTTTTTGCTGGTGGACCTCGCTAGTTTTGGGTGTTGATTTCACGAACCCAGCTCTCAGTGTTTCCATGTCAGCCTCCAATGCACTTAACTGTTCGTATGTAAAATCCTTTTGGTACCCATAGCTAGGTTGCATTTGCAGCCACCATCTTGTATCGGGGGGTAGACTAGAATATGAAGGATTCCGATTGATAGGCATGAAACCAGTGGCAGGATGATCTGGCCCTTCTGCTACAGTTGCAGGCCCAGCATCAACCTGCCTAGTTGTCGAAGACGAGGATTGGCAGCAAGCTAACTTGGGAGCTCTTTTAGCATCCTCTTGGACAAAACAACGATTAGCTGTTCTCTGCCACACAGCCCTTGCTTCTGCTGCCGCCATCAGCTTGCTATTCTTTTGTACATTTTACTTTGTAAAAGGCAAATACACTACACattgctaaaaaaaaataaaaaatatatcagAATTTTAATCCAACAGAAAGGGTCGTAGTATTTCACTACAGAAATCCCACtaaagaagcaacaagagaaaaacaaaacaattattTGTTCGAAGCATCCAAGATAGGttctaaaattaaaatcaagatAATGCAGGTTTAGCAAGCCAATAAAATAACTTTACTATGTTTATCATTACTTCCGACCATGTTTATCCTTACTTCAACATACTTGACAAGTTCACAGTTCATTTGGAGAATGACAACTTCTGGAAGCTGCTAAAAGTCCATGGTGCCAGTCGAAGTTCAGTAATGGGACACTGGATACCATGATTTTACACGCTAGAAGTAGCTGAAATCCTTCGTTACCCGACAAACTATAAGATACGCATCAAATTATAAAGCTTGCTATACTTTATATCATGATCAGGTGGTCAACCCAGCCACTTTGACTGGTGACAAATTCTTCCATAAAAAGGATCTTGATTCAAAACCCCGAATCTCCTTACAAGTCATACACAACCATGATCAATGCGGAAATTCCTAGATTCCAACTCCACAACCTACTTCCCTTTCTATCAAGCTCGCTGCGTGTGCGCTTGACTTTATAAGAAGCCCACTTGAGGAGAATCACAAACCCCAAACCCCAATCACCATCGTTCTTTTTCTTTAAAGCCAATGAGAAACAAATGTTACTCCTGATCActaaaaaagaaatacaaaacaGAAATTCAAACGAATCGAAACACCAACACAATCAGAAGAAGAACAGAAACCAATGGATAACATAACTAGCAATTGCACGATAATTCGAAATCACGAAACATTAGAAAGCTTTAAAAACATTGATACCAATTAAAGATGTTGAAAAACCATTACATCCACTGGATCAGTACAAACATAAAGAGGCTGAATATTCCTTCACCTGTCCTTAATCAGTTAATCCAACCCTTCTTTTATTTCTCTAAGATACCCAAATGCAGATGCCAAAGGGTTCTGAACGACCTTAATAACCCTTACACAGCCGGCAAATAACACTTACCATAATCCTGCCAAATTAAGCACCAAACCCCACTaacttataaaaaaattcacaGACTTGGAATTAGCCAAGTTAGCGAGCGCAGTGTGCTCCGCCTCTACCCCCAAGTTCGAATCCCTTCCTCGAAGTTTAGCATATATAAAAAACAGAgatacttaataaaaaaaaattaaacaaaatgaaagactCGGTTATGAAACAGAAAACCAGATTGATAATTTGACCACTATTAATTTATGAGCAAACCCAAATTATCAAACAAGatgaaaaacaaaacccaacaaaaaaatctcaaaaaaaaaacttaaaaaaaaaaaaacttaaaaacaaaagcaCCCACCTATTCAATTCCATCaaacagaaagaagaagaaaaacagagAAGCAGAACAAACCTCTAAGGTATTCGTTCAACGAAACGAACCGTTTTGTGGTTGTAAAGAGGGAAAATCAGGCAGGGAATCTAAGAGGAAGCGAGAAGAAGATGAGCCATGAGCCATGTCAGAGAAGAGCTTTTGCTTTCGGTTATCATTTTCCTACTTTTATTTTGTCGGTTTGCAGTTTTGCACAGCCACGCCACGCTTGCTCTCGCGACATCTACGACGCCGTTTTGGGAAGACCAGCATTGTTTTTGTCTTGTGGAGCCCATGTTTCATAATTTGGGATTGAATACTAATATCCACTCCAGGGTGAGGGTGGAGGATGGGTCCATCCATATATGACGTGGGATCGGATTTGGCTCACTTGACCATTTGGAGTGTTATTTTGTAGTGTTTTTGGAGGGAATATTGTCACGTGGCAAGGCAAAATGGTGAGGGCGGGGTGGTACCGTGGGAGAATTAAAGTGTCTAGTATTTAAGATACTCAACGGTTGTTAAATAAGTAGAAATTTAGCATCTAAAGTGGCCCCCATGATCAATTGAGAGAGTGACTCCATATTGGGGCATATGAGGTGGACCCCAAGTGTATAAGATCTAAGGTTTTAGTTTGAATTAGTCATCAAGCTCTGGATTTAGCCGGCTCTGATATGTAAAGCCGTGCTACCGTTTATGTGATGCTCTCATAGTTGATGTGGGTTGGATATACCGCACAACTTATAATCATCTATGACCGTGTTAGTGTCACGCATGATTAATGCTAGTATAATTTATGTAGAAAATTGTATATGATTCATTTTTACTTGAATCGAGTGATCATTAAGATAGCCATGAGTATTTAGTGTGTGCCCTTCCATTGTTTTGTGTGACTTGACGCATATCCAACTGATATAGAGCTGAATGTTCACATTTTGACATGTATCAAAGTCAGCTTATAATTACGCTTTAGCATATCTCACATCAAAGAATAAAAGTACAGTGCAAGTGTTAGAAGATTTTAGAGTTAATTTAcctattattgtttttttaacaaatgaaattatctacactaaaaagtGAAAGAGTGGGCCAAACTTTACATTAGACTAaagccataataatgtggttaaaATTTGTATTTGGCCATAATCAAgtctaagacttctcacttacaaatgaaaaagaatatcactaaaccgtaatactaaaCGACTTAATTTACCTATTATTAAATTTGATACTCACGTTCTATTATTAGCATCACCACGCAATACAGATCATCAGGGTGCTCCCATTGATTTGTGGGCAAGCATGGACAACTTATAAGGCTAATTAATTTAAAAGTGTGTATCGTAAGTGCCTAATTGATGGGAACACCGAATAGAAGCATTCTTGTGGTAAAAGTTACCACCAAAAGCGGACTAGATTAAATTAATAGATTAGACATTAGAGAATTAGATTAGAGTAGACCGCAATCCTTTAACTTCTAATGGaatatttatttactttttgacTTTTTTTGTACGTAATGTTAGagaaattaaacttataaaCTAAATTAGTAAATCAAATGAGATTtcactaataaaaaattaaacaccTTTATCAATGATTAAATAAGGAAAGTATTATTGACACTCTAAAAATTTCATACTACACTCCTCATAAGTGTAGTTTTCTTtcataatataaaaaatttgaagtataaaatgagatttttaaagtactaataacaattcccttaaataataatccaattatcatcttccatattattttatttacaaaatttaatctagTTTTCATATCATTACTCTGTTGCATGGTccgaaatgccgataatatcggcgatatatcgctgatattatcggtttttaggggaaccgatttttttttcaatatccaaatggttttagggataatatcgcgatattatcgaaatTTTCGATAATATCGGAACTGGCCTGCTCGGAAAAGAacgccggagctgtagaagctccgggcGACTGTAAAACAggaccctagactccgatctaggggGTCCGAGACTTGTCGGAGGAGGAAGACGAGGAGGCGGAGCAGTTGACACGGACGACAACGTTTTCGACTTGGGGGACGAGGGAGTGGAAGCGGCGGGAAACGACGCAGCAACGGCCGAGGGCGGCGGTTGCTGCTGCGGCGGCGGATTTTGATTCCCGGTGGAAGCCATGGGAGGAGGAGCAGCAGATCTATAAATATTTGTGTGGGTTTTGTATGTGAATGAAAAAGATAGGATTTTGATTCCCTGACGGAatggattttagagagagagagagagagagagaggcgatCGGGAATTTGGGATTTGCAGAGAGAGTGGGATTTGAAGAGTGACGAgcagggaggagagagagagagagacagcgaaaaataattaaaagttgtGGGAATGAGGAAGGAGGGAGaacagagaagagagaagggagaagggaaaAGTTGTGTTGCGTCTGTGACTTGGCACCAtctgcaaagaagaagaaaaagaagggctTTTGGATTGGTGCGTtggcaccatctgaaaagaagaagaaaaagaagtggtGCGTGGCACCATctgaaaacaagaagaaaaaatgtttgccaaaaaaaacaaaaaatgaagaagaagaaataataataaataaaaaaaggttttgGAATGGTGTGCTGCATCATGtgaaaagtgtaaaatattgtactaattcattatatataaataattatggtgtgtttaaacttctttcattaattactacatattttctacactcacaatgtttgtcagctcgctatataatcaacttgataatgttaaatccatcatgcaatgcatttccttccaattttttgtgataaactaatagataattgactaaataaacatcctgcaaagtttcaataaaaatttccaagtttttcttacaatttccgtggtttccatgtaatttttatcgatatcgatattatcccgatatttccatcgatatttccgtgttttcagactatcgatatttccgatattaccgatatttaataccttgctcTGTTGTATTTGTTTGCAATTTAAAGTCAGACTCTAGACCACAGAGAATATCGGAATTGTCATTCCTGACCTTGACATTTCCTTTTCCTTGCATTTTCAGTAAAAATCTTTCAACCACCCCGATCAAGAAATGGTAAAATTGATTGACGGGAGGTGCTATAAAGGCAACTTCCATCCAGTCGTAactgtaaccgtttaatactacaatttaatgatattcttctttacttgtaaaaaagatattttaaatttgattctcTCCAAAGATacatttaaactacattattcTAGTCCATTATGAGACTTATCCCTATTTTCTCCcaccttagtatagataatatcatttgttcaaaaaaaaaaaaaaattaaccataaCCGTGAATTTTAAATGAACAAATAATTACGGCTACCAGGTATTTAGTGCACAAATTTACTGTGCCTAACATTATTCTTCGATGAACTTATTACTGCTGCTAGAGCAAATCCAAATTTCAGTTTACTTTATAAAATTCTCCGCACCAATCATTACATACAATACAATAGCTATGAAGCAGTTTTCAGAATTATATATGCACATGAAAtggaagtaaaataaaaaataatttgtacAGTGAAATTTGGAACTCTTCCTGGTGCCTTAACTCGACAGAGATCCAGCAGAGCAGTGTGAAGAGATCGAAAACACTCGAAAAGGCCTTGATCGCCAAGATTCGACCATGCCATCCTTCCGACCAATGTTGCCCGATAAGATTGTTTTCTCCTCCATTTAGGCTCATAAgcaaaaaaaaccgaaaatatTTATATCCGGTTCTTTTCTATTCCCTTGGTCCTCCTGGTAGTCACCTTCGAGCTAGCGAGAGAGTTGAGCCTCATAATTCCCCTTGCGTGTAAGCGGTAGGGATCCAAAAACGTCCACAGCGTTGAGTATAGAATGCACTAGTCACAAGCAACACTGGAGGAATGTTGGGGAGTATCGCAAAGTTTGGTGCTTTCTGCAGTCATATTGTTCATGAATGATTTCCCATGAGTTCTAACATAACTTATAATCAACTTCATCACGTCTAACGCTGGTGATCTTTGAGCTGAACCAGCTTTACAGTGACGTCTCCACCACACGAAAGAAAACCATGTGAAACGAGTTTTATATCCGTGACACCAGCCTGTGGCATGAAATGTAGCGTCACCTTAGTATGGGTGGCCAACTGACACTCTATCTTACGACATAACAGAAATCACTTACCATGTCTAACTAAGTCACAACATTTATTGCATGAGCAAAGGATTTACCTGGACTACTCCACCAAACCCTCGAGTGCTTGGTTGCAAAAATGTTTGCCTTTCATGCCTCCATTGAAtcattttgaatcattgagacAACATGAGGATGATGTAGCTCAGATTTAAACATCCAGATTTTCCATCACTTTGACATACTAACACACATTTGCTAGCCCTATCGCTATTAGTCGACAATCCCTCAGTCTGGCATTTACTCTGGTAAGCTGCAATTGCGAAAGGTCCATCGAGAGGCCAAGTTGCGGCGACCGTACTTTGTGGCAGCTCTGCTTTAAACTTACAAGCAATTTCCTAAAACCTGCCATTGCTTTTCCACAAAACCACCTAAAATAATTGCATCCCCTGAGCCCATCCATCTGATTGCCTCGACCTTTGTAGATTGTACAAGTATTGCATCCCCCACACCAAAACCACACAACCACAAGTTTAATTATGATACAAATATCAGACTAACTGGTAGCCGAGCACTGAAAATCAGCAACTACATAAATGGGTAGCTCCACTTTattaacaaataaacaaacaaacaaaaaatgaaaattttgagattttggaAGAGTACTCACAGTGGGGTTCGGAAAACGATGCCAAAGACCTTATTTTCGTCGTTGTTGGACATGGAAGCGACTTGGGCACCTGTCTTTTTGTGGCGGAGAAGCAAAACTTCCGACTTGCACTCTCCAATGAACTCCTCGGCGACCTTCTCGAACCCCAGCTTGTCCAAATCTTCATCTGTCAAGGTTAAGGAAGAGAGCACCTCACAACATCTGTACCTGTGAGTACCCACAAGAAAAAATGGATTAAATCGCAAAATTATCAACAAAAAAGAAGGGTAGCTTGGGGTTTGAGTTTCTTATATTATGTACCTCTGGTAGTGGTTGTGGTGGAGAGTGAGTTGGGGACATGCCGACGGTGGTTGAGGAGAGGGAGGCGAAATGGGTTTGAGAAAATGAGGGAAGGAAGCCGGTGTGACGGTGGAGCAAGAAGGGTGGCGGTGGGTTTCGTGATCGGACGGCGGGGACTGCTTTCAATGAGAGGAAAGACTTCTATTCCAAGATTGAGAGATGAGACGGCGGTGGCTGCCATGATGTTGGGTCACGGTGATGGAGATGGGGGAGAAGTCTGAGAGATAAGGTATTCCTCCCACCCCTGATTTCCTCCCCAATTTTGCAGCATCACCTACTCCCCATTCCCCTGTAACCTAACCACCAAATTTCATGCCAATTTCCTAAAAATCGGATTTTTCCACCATAATTGAACCATTCGATGAGAACCCTCTCAATTCTGCGCTTGTGGTGAtgaaattcaatcaaattctttaaaaaaaattgctaatCACCCAAATTATAAGTCCAATCTAAAAGAGAAATTGCATCTGCAGGcatgagaaagaagagattttTGCCTTTTCGTCCTGATGCAGAGCGATCCGGATGTGGACTTCATCCATGGATTGCCAAAACACAAAAGCCCCCAAAGTCATAGAGAAGTAGGTTGCCACGCCCTTCACCATCCTCTTAGCCTTCTCGTTTTCTGCTTCCAAATCTCAAATCCAGGCGAGACCTGAAAATATATATGTCAGACCTCATAAGATATAAGCTGAAAAACAACATGTGTGAGGATTTCATGGTTTCTATCATCGTCACGTATGGCTACTAGAGGATGGAGgctacggttttgtttctgaagaGGAAATACAGAGAAGCTGCAAGAAAGAGATAATCGGCGCTCTCTTTGGAAATAGAAACTTAAGTTTTTAGGCGCCgtgtcaaaattttgaaaataaaaagctAAAAATAAAGGTGCCATGCCAAAATTTTGGCAACTCTTCAAAACACACGGTAAGGATTTAATCTCACATAAGTGAGATTAAATTCTATAGTTATTATTGTAGtaaagttttttaattaatgtcgaagtgtgaaaaatataagaaaaatatacaaaCGCTCGTGATGACAATCTctacaacttttgtgaagagGTCAGCTCCAAAATTCGCCAATATCATCTCATAAattgtagattaaattttagCCGTCGATTGTCGTTCACGATTACGCTCCATTCTTCTcacataattttgtttttcaaattttcttttcaaaaaacaTAATCTTCTAGTGAATTCATAAACAtgaacggttcggatcgttgatatCATGTTCAGATTTTTACGGTTAGTGATATCAACGATCTGAACCGTAAACATACGAACGTGATATCaacgatctgaaccgttcatttGTTTGCATCTGCTAAAAgatcatgttttaaaaaaaaaaatctgaaaaacaaAATTCTATGAGAAGAATAAAGcataaatgacaatcgacggttaaatataaatcaagGGTTTATGGATTCTGGTGTCACATTTCGGatttgaccccttcatgaaagttttaAAGCTTGTTATTATGAGtgatcatatttttttttttacatttttcacacttctacattaattattatgagcgtttgcattattttttttcctcacatttttcatacttgtaaattaattattatgaattttttcaTGTGCTTTGGTATCTTAAAATTGCTTTGGAATTTTGTAATCTCACGTATGTGATATTAAGAATAAAATATTTATGAGTATGAGAGTAAAAAACTTTGCTAGATTAACTCTAAAATTGTTAGCCTAACAATCTTTTTGCTGTATTCAAGTTGATTTGAACAACATCCCATGTATAATTTATCCCACTTCTTAtaatagaataaaaaataaataaagtttaaATAGATAATCATTTTTGACGGCATGTAGTTCCTCTCACAAATACACAATCAATTCTGACAACAACTAATAACCCttgaaaataaagaaattacTACTGACAACCACTTGTTTCCCTTAGAAATAAACAATTACTTCCGACAAGTTAAACACgcccttgaaaaaaaaatacaactatTACCAACGAATAAAAGTTTCATCGTAAATAAATGTGGCGCCAAAaattccctaaaaaaaaaatctatttccGACAGCGATGGAACCCTTTTCCAAGGGCATTTTGAGTGTAGAAAATAATACGCCTCTTGTCAAACTATTTTCGAAGGAGCATAATTTTGGGTCGGAAATAATGATTTTTTCAAGGGTATTCGTAGGTCCTCGGAAAAAGTTGGTCACAAATGACCATTTTTTTTGTAGTGCTTGAGGACTTTCGGCCAAGAACAAAGCCAAGACAGTAGGGTAAAACTGTCTATAAAAGGAAAGAGACAACAAAGATAAGGACACTCatccaatcaaacaaacaacatacaaactttgttttcaagcCAGATTCGCACCCAAAAACGTTGAAACTCGTCCAGATTCAGTCCTTTTAATAATAGTTCCCTTAGAAAAACTATCTTTTGTTTAGTGTAAAATCTCTGCTACCTTCCGttagtgttgtagtatcgattccctcgtGTAAAACATGTTTACCATACATCCAATTTAGCTTACAACCTCTATAAACTCAAAGAAAAGTGGCTGCAAGAAGAGATTAGAGTTGGAATACTCTACCCCATAAGATCGTCATGATAGGGAGATGATGAGAGAGACAAGTCCTGAGAAAGAACAACTGATTCCCCTGTTTCCTTTgcttgaggaaaaagaaggataTGGGAAGAAGAAGTAAGAACATGGAACCAGTCAACCGGGAGAGGAAGAAATCCAAGGAACAAGTTTGCACGATCCTTTACTATTCTCACTAGATAGTAGGGGGCAGATCGGGCAAGATGGAAGTAAATATGGAATGACTCAACAAGTTGGAGAGTCCAGTGAAAAGGATGTGCCCAACTTTGGGCAAACATCCCCCTTATAGGCCACCATCATTGGCTAATAAGGGAGGGGAGTCTAGGTGGTAGCAGCCAGAGCCACATAATAAGGCTTTCTCGGGCAATAAGCATAACCTAAAGTGGGGACCTTCTTACACCCTACACAATAATGCAACTTAGGCCGAGCTGAGAATGATGGTGGTCCAAAATGTTCAACCATAAGCTCGCCTGCTGTTCAGGATCACCTACTAGAAACCCTACCCAGAGTATATTGATGAGTAGAATCCCTTTTCCCTTGAATTTCAAGATGCATGTGTTCCCAACTTTCAGTGGGGAAGACTACAATATGTCCTCTAGGGATCACATCTTCAAATTCTCCAACTACTGTGTGGCGTTTGAAGGCAACCCTAA
This region of Malus domestica chromosome 07, GDT2T_hap1 genomic DNA includes:
- the LOC103439371 gene encoding uncharacterized protein, with the protein product MAAAEARAVWQRTANRCFVQEDAKRAPKLACCQSSSSTTRQVDAGPATVAEGPDHPATGFMPINRNPSYSSLPPDTRWWLQMQPSYGYQKDFTYEQLSALEADMETLRAGFVKSTPKTSEVHQQKAEFTDAVSAVCMKTGYEAQKQDVSAKYSKNMQEPLQYEMKEKYEIMGMDTIDCPVSNQPKEFCCDYPWIGGGRAEPWWRTTDRDELASLVAQKSLNHMENCDLPPPQKTYHKRHPYADIGCSDPNVILGTSLDAKAQATSLSSMTTPAHGYPDSGRGEMSGEGHSDKSFRDITEIQQLSEGEPTKAQLMEALCHSQTRAREAEKAAKQAYAEKEHIFKLFFTQASQLFAYKQWFQLLQLESLYLQIKNNEQPPSATVFPEGLPWMPAKGKKLRRNWRKGAKGKRGRMAEPRHDIATYAVAFALGFGLVGAGLFLGWTVGWMLPHF